A single region of the Deltaproteobacteria bacterium genome encodes:
- a CDS encoding TonB-dependent receptor: MTRTSRTLATLAALLLLTLAMPARADQRADARRHFRDGMSLIAAGHYDDGINELRQAYAIKPHPAVLFNIGKAYQDAGRITEAIDAFQQYLTYEPQDADDVRARIANLEKLIPAPQEAKPEPKSPLGEASHPEPTPVKNAAVDEASRKRMDELLTRLDAAVEKAEKLNATPVAEPAPKPAAEATAPVNSSETQEDLAQNQGDAYEEVVVTASRYAQNALQAPAATTTITADEIGLSGATNLPELLRRVPGVDVMRMGVGSADVSIRGFNQRVANKLLVLVDGRSVYEDFLGLTIFEELPIQLDEIERIEIIRGPGSALYGANAFVGVVNIITKHPGVGATAIAKVGGGSGNQGLGEFIASGRNGRFSYRLSGGYQQADKWSVDFDPTRADFTPQSDNPNLALQSTKANGVASVRLSRDAEVSLAAGVNKYFTEIYPLGLLRNDSLDGTHLYNQANLDAGPFQVRIFWNHLQGAATPQYQAVGQRSLATSLVSNVLDADTQLEQGFHLAGEHRITLGAGYRLKAERWDYLDQNPVEHHFSAFIQEEYRPIQKLAITGSLRADRHPLLDDGKPGFAISPRGSAVYQVTDGQAVHASVGTAFREPTFVESYTHLLVPVPGQANVAVLTVGNPALKPENVFSMELGYRVELASAQFDLTGYRNTVKNLIELSPLTTTPAGASYDGASNEFVAGQSQFINDTPVYTALGGELGAKLFPVDRLGLRGSFALESISATGIDATHCGPCQEVPAVKLYLGASYRTDFHLDLNLDGSYVSSTTWIERAPDPTNLTEIAFTAFPLGAYADVNARVGYRFFDDHLEAAVIGQNLAAAHQEHPFGNQLETRVLATLGGSL; this comes from the coding sequence ATGACCCGTACAAGTAGGACGCTCGCCACCCTCGCCGCGTTGCTGCTGCTGACGCTCGCGATGCCGGCCCGCGCGGATCAGCGCGCCGACGCGCGTCGCCACTTCCGCGACGGCATGTCGCTCATCGCCGCCGGTCACTACGACGACGGCATCAATGAGCTGCGTCAGGCCTACGCCATCAAGCCGCACCCCGCGGTGCTCTTCAACATCGGCAAGGCGTACCAGGACGCGGGCCGGATCACCGAAGCCATCGACGCGTTCCAGCAGTACCTGACCTACGAGCCGCAGGACGCCGACGACGTCCGCGCGCGCATCGCAAATCTGGAGAAGCTGATTCCGGCGCCGCAGGAGGCCAAGCCCGAGCCGAAGTCCCCCTTGGGGGAGGCTTCGCACCCGGAGCCCACGCCGGTGAAGAACGCCGCGGTCGACGAGGCCAGCCGCAAGCGCATGGACGAGCTGCTCACCCGCCTCGACGCCGCGGTGGAGAAGGCCGAGAAGCTCAACGCCACGCCCGTCGCCGAGCCCGCGCCCAAGCCCGCTGCGGAAGCGACGGCGCCCGTGAATTCGTCGGAGACGCAAGAGGACCTCGCGCAGAACCAGGGCGACGCGTACGAAGAAGTGGTCGTCACCGCGAGCCGCTACGCGCAGAACGCGCTCCAGGCGCCCGCCGCCACCACCACCATCACCGCCGACGAGATCGGTCTCTCCGGCGCCACGAACTTGCCCGAGCTCTTGCGCCGCGTGCCCGGCGTGGACGTGATGCGCATGGGCGTGGGCTCGGCCGACGTTTCCATCCGCGGCTTCAACCAGCGCGTGGCCAACAAGCTGCTGGTGCTCGTCGATGGCCGCTCCGTGTACGAGGACTTCCTCGGCCTGACGATCTTCGAAGAGCTGCCCATCCAGCTCGACGAGATCGAGCGCATCGAGATCATCCGCGGCCCGGGCAGCGCGCTCTACGGCGCCAACGCGTTCGTGGGCGTGGTGAACATCATCACCAAGCACCCGGGCGTGGGCGCGACGGCGATCGCCAAGGTCGGCGGCGGCAGCGGCAACCAGGGCCTGGGCGAGTTCATCGCCAGCGGCCGCAACGGGCGCTTCAGCTACCGCTTGAGCGGCGGGTACCAGCAGGCCGACAAGTGGAGCGTCGACTTCGATCCCACCCGCGCGGACTTCACGCCGCAGTCGGACAACCCCAACCTCGCGCTGCAGTCGACGAAGGCCAACGGCGTGGCCTCGGTGCGCCTCTCGCGCGACGCGGAGGTCTCGCTCGCCGCCGGCGTGAACAAGTACTTCACCGAGATCTACCCGCTGGGCCTCTTGCGCAACGACTCGCTCGACGGCACCCACCTCTACAACCAGGCCAACCTCGACGCGGGACCGTTCCAGGTGCGCATCTTCTGGAACCACCTGCAGGGCGCCGCAACGCCGCAGTATCAGGCCGTGGGTCAGCGCTCGCTGGCGACGAGCCTGGTGTCGAACGTGCTCGACGCGGACACCCAGCTCGAGCAGGGCTTCCACCTCGCCGGAGAGCACCGCATCACGCTCGGCGCGGGCTACCGGCTCAAGGCCGAGCGCTGGGACTACCTCGACCAGAACCCGGTGGAGCACCACTTCAGCGCGTTCATCCAGGAGGAGTACCGGCCCATCCAGAAGCTGGCGATCACCGGCTCGCTGCGCGCCGACCGCCACCCGCTCCTCGACGACGGCAAGCCCGGCTTCGCCATCTCGCCGCGCGGCTCGGCGGTCTACCAGGTGACCGACGGCCAGGCCGTGCACGCCTCGGTGGGCACCGCGTTCCGCGAGCCGACGTTCGTGGAGAGCTACACCCACCTGCTGGTGCCCGTGCCCGGCCAGGCCAACGTGGCCGTGCTCACCGTGGGCAACCCGGCGCTCAAGCCGGAGAACGTGTTCAGCATGGAGCTCGGCTACCGTGTGGAGCTCGCGAGCGCGCAGTTCGATCTCACCGGCTACCGCAACACGGTGAAGAACCTCATCGAGCTCTCGCCGCTGACGACCACGCCTGCGGGCGCGAGCTACGACGGCGCGAGCAACGAGTTCGTGGCCGGCCAGTCGCAGTTCATCAACGATACGCCGGTGTACACCGCGCTCGGCGGCGAGCTCGGCGCCAAGCTCTTCCCCGTGGACCGCTTGGGCCTGCGCGGCTCGTTCGCGCTCGAGTCCATCAGCGCCACCGGCATCGACGCCACCCACTGCGGCCCGTGTCAGGAAGTTCCGGCGGTGAAGCTCTACCTCGGCGCCAGCTACCGCACCGACTTCCACCTCGATCTCAACCTCGACGGCAGCTACGTCTCGTCGACCACGTGGATCGAGCGCGCGCCGGATCCGACGAACCTCACCGAGATCGCCTTCACCGCCTTCCCGCTCGGCGCCTACGCCGACGTGAACGCGCGCGTGGGCTACCGCTTCTTCGACGACCACCTGGAGGCCGCGGTCATCGGCCAGAACCTCGCCGCCGCGCACCAGGAGCACCCCTTCGGAAACCAGCTCGAGACCCGGGTCCTGGCCACCCTGGGAGGGAGCCTCTGA